In the genome of Ficedula albicollis isolate OC2 chromosome 4A, FicAlb1.5, whole genome shotgun sequence, the window AGGGTCAGGTGAAGATTTAAAATGCTCCAAGAGATTCTCTTTAAACTCAGAGCTTTTTGAGGAAGAGGAGTCTCCTCCCGCCCTGGGACTGATCCCAGCAGGCAAGGGCCAGatgagagcacagcacacaccagtGTGAAAGTTTAACAGGAGCAACCTATTTCATGCTGAATATCCACTTAAAATAGAGAGAGAAGCTATTCAGGGCTCCTCCTCTTTTACACACCTTCAGAAGTAGATTCTGCTCTAAAATACTGCCAGAAAAATAATCCCAGGATttagggagctgctggaagtgcaGGGGGTTCATTCACATGAGCAGCACCCAGGTCTGCTCAGGATTCCTAATCCAGgggaaaaggaaatcaaatgTGACCAAGCTGGTGAATGCTCTGAGGGGGTTTTAAAAGTGCCCCGATTTTGGCAACTGTTTGATAGGCGAGGCTGGAGGAAACCCTGAGGATCTggggggatggggtgggatgggatgggatgggatgggatgggatgggatgggaggggggggggggggggggggggggggggggggggggggggggggggggggggggggggggggggggggggggggggggggggggggggggggggggggggggggggggggggggggggggggggggggggggggggggggggggggggggggggggggggggggggggggggggggggggggggggggggggggggggggggggggggggggggggggggggggggggggggggggggggggggggggggggggggggggggggggggggggggggggggggggggggggggggggggggggggggggggggggggggggggggggggggggggggggggggggggggggggggggggggggggggggggggggggggggggggggggggggggggggggggggggggggggggggggggggggggggggggggggggggggggggggggggggggggggggggggggggggggggggggggggggggggggggggggggggggggggggggggggggggggggggggggggggggggggggggggggggggggggggggggggggggggggggggggggggggggggggggggggggggggggggggggggggggggggggggggggggggggggggggggggggggggggggggggggggggggggggggggggggggggggggggggggggggggggggggggggggggggggggggggggggggggggggggggggggggggggggggggggggggggggggggggggggggggggggggggggggggggggggggggggggggggggggggggggggggggggggggggggggggggggggggggggggggggggggggggggggggggggggggggggggggggggggggggggggggggggggggggggggggggggggggggggggggggggggggggggggggggggggggggggggggggggggggggggggggggggggggggggggggggggggggggggggggggggggggggggggggggggggggggggggggggggggggggggggggggggggggggggggggggggggggggggggggggggggggggggggggggggggggggggggggggggggggggggggggggggggggggggggggggggggggggggggggggggggggggggggggggggggggggggggggggggggggggggggggggggggggggggggggggggggggggggggggggggggggggggggggggggggggggggggggggggggggggggggggggggggggggggggggggggggggggggggggggggggggggggggggggggggggggggggggggggggggggggggggggggggggggggggggggggggggggggggggggggggggggggggggggggggggggggggggggggggggggggggggggggggggggggggggggggggtggtttggggtgatgTCCAGATGTGCCCTCGGGTGTGGGCTGCTTTGGGGTGATGTCCAGATGTGTCCTTGGGTCTGGGGCCGGTTTGGGGTGATGTCCAGATGTGCCCCTGGGtctggggctggtttggggtgatGCCCAGATATGGTCTTGGCACCCCTGCCATGCCTTGCCCCAGATATGGTCTTGGCCCCCCTGCCATGCCTTGCTCGGTGGGCTGAGGccacccctgcatcccctgtccttcctgtgcccCCCCAGTTTCGCTGCAGGACATCAACATGAGGAAAGCCTTCAAGAGCTCCACGGTGCAGAACCAGCAGGTCGTGTCCCGCAACTCCATCCCCAACCCGGTGATGGAGATGTACCAGCGCTGCGACAAACCCCCGCCGCTCAACATCCTCACACCCTACAGGTACGGGgctcagagctcctgcagggcgTCCTTCCCACCACAGGGATCAGGCATTTGTCCCCATTTGCCACCCCCATTGCACAGGATGCTTGGGATGTGTGttcacacaccctgcaggcGGTgattgctgtgctgggtgtgtttGTGGTGGGGCAGTATGGTTGTGATTGTACCAAAGCCTTTGGCAAGTGGAAAATGGagtcctctcctctcctctcctctcctctcctctcctctcctctcctctcctctcctctcctctcctctcctctcctctcctctcctctcctctcctctcctctcctctcctctcctctcctctcctctcctctcctctcctctcctctcctctcctctcctctcctctcctctcctctcctctcctctcctctcctctcctctcctctcctctcctctcctctcctctcctctcctctcctctcctctcctctcctctcctctcctctcctctcctctcctctcctctcctctcctctcctctcctctcctctcctctcctctcctctcctctcctctcctctcctctcctctcctctcctctcctctcctctcctctcctctcctctcctctcctctcctctcctctcctctcctctcctctcctctcctctcctctcctctcctctcctctcctctcctctcctctcctctcctctcctctcctctcctctcctctcctctcctctcctctcctctcctctcctctcctctcctctcctctcctctcctctcctctcctctcctctcctctcctctcctctcctctcctctcctctcctctcctctcctctcctctcctctcctctcctctcctctcctctcctctcctctcctctcctctcctctcctctcctctcctctcctctcctctcctctcctctcctctcctctcctctcctctcctctcctctcctctcctctcctctcctctcctctcctctcctctcctctcctctcctctcctctcctctcctctcctctcctctcctctcctctcctctcctctcctctcctctcctctcctctcctctcctctcctctcctctcctctcctctcctctcctctcctctcctctcctctcctctcctctcctctcctctcctctcctctcctctcctctcctctcctctcctctcctctcctctcctctcctctcctctcctctcctctcctctcctctcctctcctctcctctcctctcctctcctctcctctcctctcctctcctctcctctcctctcctctcctctcctctcctctcctctcctctcctctcctctcctctcctctcctctcctctcctctcctctcctctcctctcctctcctctcctctcctctcctctcctctcctctcctctcctctcctctcctctcctctcctctcctctcctctcctctcctctcctctcctctcctctcctctcctctcctctcctctcctctcctctcctctcctctcctctcctctcctctcctctcctctcctctcctctcctctcctctcctctcctctcctctcctctcctctcctctcctctcctctcctctcctctcctctcctctcctctcctctcctctcctctcctctcctctcctctcctctcctctcctctcctctcctctcctctcctctcctctcctctcctctcctctcctctcctctcctctcctctcctctcctctcctctcctctcctctcctctcctctcctctcctctcctctcctctcctctcctctcctctcctctcctctcctctcctctcctctcctctcctctcctctcctctcctctcctctcctctcctctcctctcctctcctctcctctcctctcctctcctctcctctcctctcctctcctctcctctcctctcctctcctctcctctcctctcctctcctctcctctcctctcctctcctctcctctcctctcctctcctctcctctcctctcctctcctctcctctcctctcctctcctctcctctggagCTANNNNNNNNNNNNNNNNNNNNNNNNNNNNNNNNNNNNNNNNNNNNNNNNNNNNNNNNNNNNNNNNNNNNNNNNNNNNNNNNNNNNNNNNNNNNNNNNNNNNNNNNNNNNNNNNNNNNNNNNNNNNNNNNNNNNNNNNNNNNNNNNNNNNNNNNNNNNNNNNNNNNNNNNNNNNNNNNNNNNNNNNNNNNNNNNNNNNNNNNNNNNNNNNNNNNNNNNNNNNNNNNNNNNNNNNNNNNNNNNNNNNNNNNNNNNNNNNNNNNNNNNNNNNNNNNNNNNNNNNNNNNNNNNNNNNNNNNNNNNNNNNNNNNNNNNNNNNNNNNNNNNNNNNNNNNNNNNNNNNNNNNNNNNNNNNNNNNNNNNNNNNNNNNNNNNNNNNNNNNNNNNNNNNNNNNNNNNNNNNNNNNNNNNNNNNNNNNNNNNNNNNNNNNNNNNNNNNNNNNNNNNNNNNNNNNNNNNNNNNNNNNNNNNNNNNNNNNNNNNNNNNNNNNNNNNNNNNNNNNNNNNNNNNNNNNNNNNNNNNNNNNNNNNNNNNNNNNNNNNNNNNNNNNNNNNNNNNNNNNNNNNNNNNNNNNNNNNNNNNNNNNNNNNNNNNNNNNNNNNNNNNNNNNNNNNNNNNNNNNNNNNNNNNNNNNNNNNNNNNNNNNNNNNNNNNNNNNNNNNNNNNNNNNNNNNNNNNNNNNNNNNNNNNNNNNNNNNNNNNNNNNNNNNNNNNNNNNNNNNNNNNNNNNNNNNNNNNNNNNNNNNNNNNNNNNNNNNNNNNNNNNNNNNNNNNNNNNNNNNNNNNNNNNNNNNNNNNNNNNNNNNNNNNNNNNNNNNNNNNNNNNNNNNNNNNNNNNNNNNNNNNNNNNNNNNNNNNNNNNNNNNNNNNNNNNNNNNNNNNNNNNNNNNNNNNNNNNNNNNNNNNNNNNNNNNNNNNNNNNNNNNNNNNNNNNNNNNNNNNNNNNNNNNNNNNNNNNNNNNNNNNNNNNNNNNNNNNNNNNNNNNNNNNNNNNNNNNNNNNNNNNNNNNNNNNNNNNNNNNNNNNNNNNNNNNNNNNNNNNNNNNNNNNNNNNNNNNNNNNNNNNNNNNNNNNNNNNNNNNNNNNNNNNNNNNNNNNNNNNNNNNNNNNNNNNNNNTCTCCTCTCcaatcctctcctctcctctcctctccaatcctctctcccctcttcccAACCCGCAGGGATGACAAGAAGGACGGCCTCAAATTCTACACTGACCCCTCCTACTTCTTCAACTTATGGAAGGAGAAGATGCTGCAGGCGACAGAAGacaagaggaaggagaagcGCAGGCAGAAGGTGagtgggggcagctgggggcagTCACCTCCTGGTGCATCCTGANcctctcctctcctctcctctcctctcctctcctctcctctcctctcctctcctctcctctcctctcctctcctctcctctcctctcctctcctctcctctcctctcctctcctctcctctcctctcctctcctctcctctcctctcctctcctctcctctcctctcctctcctctcctctcctctcctctcctctcctctcctctcctctcctctcctctcctctcctctcctctcctctcctctcctctcctctcctctcctctcctctcctctcctctcctctcctctcctctcctctcctctcctctcctctcctctcctctcctctcctctcctctcctctcctctcctctcctctcctctcctctcctctcctctcctctcctctcctctcctctcctctcctctcctctcctctcctctcctctcctctcctctcctctcctctcctctcctctcctctcctctcctctcctctcctctcctctcctctcctctcctctcctctcctctcctctcctctcctctcctctcctctcctctcctctcctctcctctcctctcctctcctctcctctcctctcctctcctctcctctcctctcctctcctctcctctcctctcctctcctctcctctcctctcctctcctctcctctcctctcctctcctctcctctcctctcctctcctctcctctcctctcctctcctctcctctcctctcctctcctctcctctcctctcctctcctctcctctcctctcctctcctctcctctcctctcctctcctctcctctcctctcctctcctctcctctcctctcctctcctctcctctcctctcctctcctctcctctcctctcctctcctctcctctcctctcctctcctctcctctcctctcctctcctctcctctcctctcctctcctctcctctcctctcctctcctctcctctcctctcctctcctctcctctcctctcctctcctctcctctcctctcctctcctctcctctcctctcctctcctctcctctcctctcctctcctctcctctcctctcctctcctctcctctcctctcctctcctctcctctcctctcctctcctctcctctcctctcctctcctctcctctcctctcctctcctctcctctcctctcctctcctctcctctcctctcctctcctctcctctcctctcctctcctctcctctcctctcctctcctctcctctcctctcctctcctctcctctcctctcctctcctctcctctcctctcctctcctctcctctcctctcctctcctctcctctcctctcctctcctctcctctcctctcctctcctctcctctcctctcctctcctctcctctcctctcctctcctctcctctcctctcctctcctctcctctcctctcctctcctctcctctcctctcctctcctctcctctcctctcctctcctctcctctcctctcctctcctctcctctcctctcctctcctctcctctcctctcctctcctctcctctcctctcctctcctctcctctcctctcctctcctctcctctcctctcctctcctctcctctcctctcctctcctctcctctcctctcctctcctctcctctcctctcctctcctctcctctcctctcctctcctctcctctcctctcctctcctctcctctcctctcctctcctctcctctcctcatggaggtggagctgggatggagatggagctgggctggagatggagctggtCTGATCTGATgttccaaaatctcagtttttctctgggtaggaaaggcttggctcctcccctggctggagcatctcccatgggatgatgtaattttctcagtcatgcactgggactcagtggccattaacaggagatatctcctggagggaggatgggctgtgggaagataaagatgattgcccagctggtttaaagctggcccatgagcagaggatatctcccacagagataaggatcactgccccacctggtttaacagctgctgatagaatacatatttctggtcacatcctgtattgcaaccaCTGATCCATCCCTCCCCTGCATTGAGTgcatctcccagggctgggtgatGCTCCCCAGGGATGAATCCTGGTCTGGAAGAGCCGGGCTGAgggtggagctgggctgggggtggggctgggctggagatggagctgagctggagatGGAGCCGGGTTGGaaatggagctgggctgggggtggagctgggctggagatggagctgggctggaggtggagcgggggggggggggggggggggggggggggggggggggggggggggggggggggggggggggggggggggggggggggggggggggggggggggggggggggggggggggggggggggggggggggggggggggggggggggggggggggggggggggggggggggggggggggggggggggggggggggggggggggggggggggggggggggggggggggggggggggggggggggggggggggggggggggggggggggggggggggggggggggggggggggggggggggggggggggggggggggggggggggggggggggggggggggggggggggggggggggggggggggggggggggggggggggggggggggggggggggggggggggggggggggggggggggggggggggggggggggggggggggggggggggggggggggggggggggggggggggggggggggggggggggggggggggggggggggggggggggggggggggggggggggggggggggggggggggggggggggggggggggggggggggggggggggggggggggggggggggggggggggctgggctggagatggagctgggctggagatggagctgggatggagatggagctgagctggagatggagctgggctggagatggagctgggatggagatggagctgagctggagatggagctgggctggagatggagctgggatggagatggagctgagctggagatggagctgggctggagatggagctgggatggagatggagctgagctggagatggagctgggctggagatggagctgggctggagatggagctgggctggagatggagctgggctggagatggagctgggctggagatggagctgggctggagatggagctgggctggagatggagctgggctggagatggagctgggctggagatggagctgggctggagatggagctgggctggagatggagctgggctggagatggagctgggctggagatggagctgggctggagatggagctgggctggagatggagctgggctggagatggagctgggctggagatggagctgggctggagatggagctgggctggagatggagctgggctggagatggagctgggctggagatggagctgggctggagatggagctgggctggagatggagctgggctggagatggagctgggctggagatggagctgggctggagatggagctgggctggagatggagctgggctggagatggagctgggctggagatggagctgggctggagatggagccGGGCTGGGGGTGGAGCTgagatggagatggagctgagctggagatggagctgggctggagatggagctgggctggagatggagctgggctggagatggagccGGGCTGgaggtggagctgggctggagatggagccgggctggagatggagctgggctggaggtggGGCCGTGACTTTGTGTTCCCGCAGGAGCAGCGGCTGGTGGAGGACTCCACCCGGGAGGTGAAGAAAGTGAGGAAAGCCCGCAACCGGCGCCTGGAGTGGAACATGATGGCGTATGATAAAGAGTTCCGGCCGGATAACAGGTTCTCACCATCCCCCTATCACATGGCGTCATCGGAAGGATCACTGTCCCCAGATAATAGGCAGGTTCTACCTCCTACACCTTCAGCTCACGgctctcctttgctttgctctctgtCCTTGTGGGGGATGTGTTGCCCACAGCAGGGTTGGGGTGCTCAGCCAGGTAGCTTCATGGATagctggtgtccccagggtgtcaccCTGCACCTCAGGAGGAGCCTTGGCGTCGGGATAAAACCGGagcatttctgtttcacagcTGAGAGAAGAGAGTGGTTCAGCTCTGTCGTGtcctcctcccctctgctctcactCTGTTGCCTTCCACATCAATATTTTCGTGGCCTTACCCCGTTTTGCTGCCTCAACCCCCAAACACCCCCCAAACCCACACCCCCCCGAGTACAGCAATCGTgttctcctgtgctgcagatcCTACGCCTCGGACGCTGCCGACCATTCATACCCGGCCAGCCCCAaccaccctgcccagctgctggcccCTGCAGCCCACCTGGCCCCAGCAGAGCACAAGGAGGGGGTGCTGGCGGCCACCAACCCCCCCGAGCACGTGTTCCGGCCGGCCACGGGCAGCAGGCAGAACAGCCTGacccggctgcagcagccccacgCGCCGCCGCCCGCCGAGGCCGTGCTCAACGGGCCCAGGCCCCACCTGGTCAAGGATTACGGGTAAAGCTTCGGTTTGCTTGCTGCTGGAGGGGTGTccaagggaagggagggaggttTGGTGGGGGTCTGACTCCCCTCTGTTTCTGGAGCAGCCTTCCTGTGCAGCTTTCACGGTCCAAAACTGATGGTGAGGCTCAAGGCCAAATCAATCAGGTTTTGGGGTAGCGTCATGCCAGAGAAGAGGGCAGGGTGGATGGAGGGGTTTCCCCTGGGGTGTTGCCTGCTTTCCACCACTGCATGACCCACAGTCCATcccaccagcagagctgcaccacCATTCTGACCCTGGGACAGAGCTTTCGTTGGGGTTCAGAGCAAgtggagccagagcagagccagttGGGTGTTGGGATGGGTAATGGGTGCTGGGATAGGTAATGGGTGCTGGGGTGGGTAATGTATGTCAGGATGGGTAATGGGTGCTGGGTAATGGGATCCCGGAGACTCtcggggacactgggggggggggggggggggggggggggggggggggggggggggggggggggggggggggggggggggggggggggggggggggggggggggggggggggggggggggggggggggggggggggggggggggggggggggggggggggggggggggggggggggggggggggggggggggggggggggggggggggggggggggggggggggggggggggggggggggggggggggggggggggggggggggggggggggggggggggtaatgGATACTGGGATGGGTAATGGGTGCTGGGTAATGGATACTGGGATAGGTAATGGGTGCTGGGATGGGTAATGGGTACCTGAAATGGCTGATGGGTGCTGCGATGGGTAATGGGTGCTGAGGTGGGTAATGGGTGCCTGGAATGGCTGATGGATACTGGGATGGGTAATGGATGCTGGGATGGGTAATGGGTGCTGGGTAATGGATACTGGGATGGGTAAtgggtgctggggggggggggggggggggggggggggggggggggggggggggggggggggggggggggggggggggggggggggggggggggggggggggggggggggggggggggggggggggggggggccaggaTGGCTGATGGGTGTCAGGATGGGTAATGGGTGCTGGGATGGTGCCATCCTTCAGTCAGCAGTGCTCTGGAGGACCAGCTGTGCCCTAGAAGGCATCAGGCAAGGCAGGAGATTGTCCTGCTCTGatctgcactggggcagcctcaccttgaataTTTGGGGCAattttgggcaccacaatataaaaaagacagTGAGATATTAGAGAGTGCCCAAAGGAGACCATGAAGATGATGCGGGGTTTGAGGAGAAGCCATGTGAGGAGTGGTTAAGGGCATTTGGTCCTCAAATTTttgaggggaagcagagggagggcagaTGCTGATCTCTTCGTTGTGATGACCAtgacaggacccgagggaatggcctgaagctgtgtcagaggaggtttaggtcggatatcaggaaaagattcTCCCCTCAgagggcactgagcagggaatggtcacagcaccaaacctgccAGAGCTCCGGGAGCGTTTGGACAAAGCTCCCGGGGATGCGCAGGGTGGGGATGTTGGGGGATGCTGGAGCCGGACGGGATGATCCGTTCTGGCTCAGCCCATCTCTCAATTCCACAATTCTCACGTCCCCAACCCCCGTGTCCCCTTGCAGCccgcagccgggggggggggggggggggggggggggggggggggggggggggggggggggggggggggggggggggggggggggggggggggggggggggggggggggggggggggggggggggggggggggggggggggggggggggggggggggggggggggggggggggggggggggggggggggggggggggggggggggggggggggggggggggggggggggggggggggggggggggggggggggggggggggggggggggggggggggggggggggggggggggggggggggggggggggggggggggggggggggggggggggggggggggggggggggggggggggggggggggggggggggggggggggggggggggggggggggggggggggggggggggggggggggggggggggggggggggggggggggggggggggggggggggggggggggggggggggggggggggggggggggggggggggggggggggggggggggggggggggggggggggggggggggggggggggggggggggggggggggggggggggggggggggggggggggggggggggggggggggggggggggggggggggggggggggggggggggggggggggggggggggggggggggggggggggggggggggggggggggggggggggggggggggggggggggggggggggggggggggggggggggggggggggggggggggggggggggggggggggggggggggggggggggggggggggggggggggggggggggggggggggggggggggggggggggggggggggggggggggggggggggggggggggggggggggggggggggggggggggggggggggggggggggggggggggggggggggggggggggggggggggggggggggggggggggggggggggggggggggggggggggggggggggggggggggggggggggggggggggggggggggggggggggggggggggggggggggggggggggggggggggggggggggggggggggggggggggggggggggggggggggggggggggggggggggggggggggggggggggggggggggggggggggggggggggggggggggggggggggggg includes:
- the LOC101821982 gene encoding wiskott-Aldrich syndrome protein family member 3-like, with the protein product MPLVKRNIEPRHLCRGALPDGVTSELECVTNSTLAAIIKQLGSLSKSRAAAAGCDSGGVARGWHWGHPCIPCPSCAPPVSLQDINMRKAFKSSTVQNQQVVSRNSIPNPVMEMYQRCDKPPPLNILTPYRDDKKDGLKFYTDPSYFFNLWKEKMLQATEDKRKEKRRQKEQRLVEDSTREVKKVRKARNRRLEWNMMAYDKEFRPDNRFSPSPYHMASSEGSLSPDNRSYASDAADHSYPASPNHPAQLLAPAAHLAPAEHKEGVLAATNPPEHVFRPATGSRQNSLTRLQQPHAPPPAEAVLNGPRPHLVKDYGPQPGGIQLRKVQEQWEQEAKKEPVGNDVATILSRRIAVEYSESDDDSELDENEWSD